CTCAATCAGCGGGCGTTCGGCATTACCGTAGATAAGGATGTCAGCCTTGGCATCAAACAGGATGGAGCGGCGGATAGTTTCCGACCAGTAATCGTAGTGGGCAATGCGGCGCAGCGAGGCCTCAATACCGCCGATGACGACCGGCACCTCTTTGTAGGCCTCCTTGCAGCGCTGGGTATAGACCAGCGTGGCGCGATCGGGCCGCTTACCGGCGACGTTGCCGGGGGTGTAGGCATCGTCGTGGCGCAGTTTTTTATCCGAGGTGTAGCGATTAATCATCGAATCCATGTTACCCGCCGTCACCCCGAAAAAGAGGTTAGGCTCCCCCAGGCGCATAAAATCCGCTTTGGAAGACCAGTCCGGCTGGGCGATGATCCCTACCCGAAACCCTTGCGCTTCAAGCATGCGGCCAATCACCGCCATGCCAAAGCTTGGGTGATCCACATAGGCATCCCCCGTCACCAGGATAACATCGCAACTGTCCCAGCCGAGTTCGTCCATCTCGTTGCGCGACATGGGCAGGAAAGGTGCCGTACCGTAGCATTCGGCCCAGTAGCGGGGATAGGAGAAGATCGGGGTTATCGGTTGCATATTGACCACCTGAAAAATTCTGGTCGCGCATTATACCGGCTGGCCGGAGCTCCGGCGATGCCTTTTTGCCCCCGCCTGCGAAAGCGGGCAAACCTCTGGCAACTGGCGGGACGGCCGGTGTTGCTGTCATAAAAACACGGCATTCCTGGCCACTGAGTGAAAATACGTTGTGTGGAAACAAATTGTTTGGAAACAGATTGCGTGAAAATGACCGCACCAGCCTGTCATACACAATACGCAAAAGATAATGCCAGTCAGGATCCACTGACTGGCATGACACATACCGGCGGGTTTGTTTCGTGCACTGATACAAAAATCAGTCAGGATCACGCACAAACGGGTTACTGCGGCGCTCTTCACCAAAGGTGGACATCGGGCCGTGGCCTGGAATAAAGGCCATATCGTCGCCCAGCGGAAACAGTTTATTGCGAATAGAGTCCACCAGTGCCTGATGATTGCCTTGTGGAAAATCGCTGCGCCCGACGCCACCGCGGAAGATGACATCACCGACCTGGGCCACTCGCGCTTTTTCATCAACAAACACCACATGCCCCGGCGTGTGCCCCGGACAATGCACTACAGACAGCACCGACTCACCAATCACCACCGTGTCGCCCTCTTCCAGCCAGCGCGTTGGCACCAGCGGCGGGCAGTCGCGCAGGCCAAACATCCGGCTTTGCGCAGGCAGACCATCGAGCCAAAACGCATCCGCCTGATGCGGGCCAACAATCGGCACGGCAAAGTGTTCAGCCAGTTCAACCGCCGCCCCGACATGATCCAAATGACCATGCGTCAGCAAAATTTGTGTGACGGTGACCCCAGCCTGTGCCACCGCCTGCTTAATGGCCTGAGCATCGCCGCCGGGATCAACAATAGCGGCCTGTTGCGTGTTTTCACACCATAATAGTGTGCAGTTTTGCCTAAAGTCCGTGACGGGAATAATCTGGTATTTCATACCGCTCCGTTAGTTACCTCATCCTTGCAGGGCACCTATTCTCTGCTTGGTCGTTTAACGTTACCAGGTGCGAACAACCCCGGTATCAATATGGATAAAATTACTCTGCGGGTAATATCCCACCCCGCCGGCGCGCATTTTTAACGCCGCCTTGCGGATATTCGCCAGTTGCACCCCTTCGATATGAAAGTCCATGGCTTTACCCTGAGTATGGTAGCTCTGTTTCGCCACGCCCCGACTGCTTGAACGCAGGTCTTCATTCGTGCTGTAGGAGCGATAGCCAGAGATCAGCTGTACCGGCTTGGTTGTTCCAAGCATCACTTGCAGGCGGTATAGCTGATCAAACAGGGCCGGGTCGATGGTTTTCACTTTATTCGCCCGGTAATCACGAAAGAAATGGTTCAGACGTGAAAGCTCTGATTTGTTATAACGGCGGCCATCAAAGAATTCGACTTTGATACGTTCACCGGTATTCACATTATTGAGCGTCAGGATACGGGGACGAGCGGTAGACAGAGAAGCCAGCGATTGCCCCGGCAGCAATGCAATACCCAGCGCCGCGCCGCCGAGTGCAAGCCATTTGCGTCGATGATGATCAATTGGTTCCATAAAACACGAGCACCCTGGACTGAAAAAGGAGGAAGCGATACACAACGTGTACCGCCCTGCACCTTAACTGCCACACTTCGCGGCGTCAACCCGCTTTAGGCCGACGGCTCACGCCACCTCACCTCGGCTATAACGGCAGTATGCCGACAACCTCAGCAACAGAATGACCTGAATTACGGAGACTTACTGCAATAATAAGCCTGCTTTGGATAACGCCATCGCCCCGCTTTTCACCGTATCATCATAATTGTAAATATCTGTGCGGAACTGCGGTTTCCCCTCTTCCGATACCCAGGCCGTCAGATAATAGAAATGAACCTGTACCCGCTGGCGTACCGGCACATAGGTGGTGTTGCCCTGATCGAGGGTCGAGGAGATACGCGCACTATTCCAGCCTGCATCCTGTAGTAACAGTGCCGCCAGCTCTGCGGCTTTGTTAACCCGCACACAGCCTGAGCTCAGTGCACGGATATCCTTCTGGAACAGGTTATGATTCGGCGTGTCATGCAGGTAAATGGCATCCGTATTCGGGATATTGAATTTATAACGCCCCAGAGAGTTACTCTGCCCCGGAGCCTGGCGCAGCCGATAAGGAAAACTCCCTGCCGACACCATCGGCCAGTCGATCATTGCCGGATCAATAGCCTGGGCATTGTCACTCCAGTCAGAGAGTACGGTATAACCGTGGCGCTGCAAGTAACTCGGGTCTTGTACCACTTTGGGAATAATATCCTGACGCGTCAACGTGGTTGGCACATTCCAGGGCGGGTTCATCACCACATTGCTAAGTGAGGTGTTCATCAGCGGCGTTTTGCGCTTCGGTTGCCCGACAATCACTTTTGAGGCCAGAATCTCAGTGCCGTTTTGATAGTAACTGAGCGAATAATTAGGAATGTTGACAATAATGCCGCTGTTAACGTTGTCAGGCACTAAGCGTAAACGCTGGATATTTAGCGCCAGTAAGGTGGCCCGCTGCTGAGGTGACACATTCAGCCAGTCGCGCGTGCGCTTACCTATCACCCCGTCATCCTGCAACCCCTGGGCATGCTGAAAACGTTTTACCGCTTCAACCAGCTCGCCCTCATAACGCTCGGCAACCGTTACGGCATGCTCCGGCTTGAGCAGCCCGGCTCGTTGCAAAATCTCAGCCAATATCGGTAATGCATCACTGCTATCGCCGGGTCGCAGAGACTCAGCCAACGCCAGTTTCGGCCACGGCCGGTTATCTGCCAGCATGGTTTTCAATGCGCTGTGCATCTTCGCATATTGCGAATGGCGCGGAGCCAGCGAGGCGATAAACGCCAGCCCATTACCAGCGACAACGGCCTGTTGCCATTGGTTAATCATCGATGCCGGTGGCACTGACAGCGTATAAGGCACATTACCATAAAGCCAGCTATTGCCATTTTTCTCAACGCTTGCAACAAATTGCATATACCCGAGCATCGCATCAGACAACACCACATCACGAGAGAACCCCGTCAGTCTGGGGTCAGTCAGCCACGTCACCCAGGTGGTGAATTGCGGCTGCACGCCGGATAAAGCCAGCTCGGCGAGTTGTTGTTGAAAGGCGTTAACCCATGCATTGTCATGCCACAGCGGCTGCATATGCTGATGTGAATACAGCGCATTCAATTCATTGAGGTAACGAGGGGAAATGCCTGCGGGCAAACCAGCCGTGACAGAAGAGGGATGATTTTTAGCCGCTGGTACAGCCGCCTGTGCCGGTGTAGCAGGCGTGGCTGACTGGGCAGAAAATGCCGTCAATAGCCCGCCCAGCCACACTGAACTGACCATCCCCAGCAGCAGCCTGTGTGTTTTTTGTTTACCTAACAACATCCATTTATCCCCTGTACTTAAAATAACCCTGCTCTATGACACCTGCGTCGCCTGCTCCCAGAAGCCCGTCCGCTCACCGACAATCACGGCGCGAGGTGACAACGGCAGCCTGTTCATGCTGCTTTATGAACATCGGACAATAACCCGTAGTTTATACCGAACAGGCACTATCAAGCTGCCAATAATCACATGCTCCTGACAATAATTCTGACTATCATACAGTCAGTTATCTGAATATTCCCGTCATACTTCTGCACCAGTTGACATTAACGCCGTGACAACCGGCCGATTTGGGCTGGCACGCGTTAACTGGAGCAGGAGATCACCAACCGTTTTCCCCACGCCGGGGGCAATGCCGCCAGGTCAGCCATATCCGGTTGTTCATCATACGGCTGACGCAATGCCTGATGGACTCTCGCCAGCAAACGGCTATCGCCTGCCGTCACCGCGTCAATCACCTGCTGGGCCAGATAATTGCGTAACACATAGCGCGGGCTGGCTTGCTTCATTTGCTGTTGACGTTGATTATCATCACACTCTTCCATCATCAGGCGCTGGCGATAGGCATCCAGCCAGCTGTCAAGCGCAGGGCGGTCAACAAACAGATCTTGCAGTGGAGAATAGCGGCTATGCCGTTCGGTGTCGGCCAGCAAGCGGAACGTCTGGGTGTAGTCGGCCTGCTCACGTTGCATCAACGCCAGCAGCCCTTGCAGTAACGCATTATCTTGCGCCTGAGGCGTACCAAACCCCAGCCGGGCGCGCATCAGTTCACCAAAACGCTGCATCAATGCCGGTTGATAACGTGCCAGTGCCTGCTCCAATTGCTCAACAGGCATGAGCGCTGAAAGAGATTGAGCCAGCCGATTCAGGTTCCACAATCCAACCGCCGGTTGATTATCAAACGCGTAACGCCCTTGATAGTCTGAGTGGTTGCAGATGAATCCCGGCTGATAGTCATCCATAAAGCCATAGGGACCGTAATCAAGGGTTATCCCCAAAATAGACAGGTTATCGGTATTCATGACCCCATGCGCAAACCCCAAGGCCTGCCAGTGTGCAATCAGGCGTGCGGTGCGCTCTGCTACATCGCAAAACCATAAAAAATAGCGTTCAGGCTCTTGCTGCCACTGTGGCCAATGCCGGGCAATCACATAGTCCGCCAACTGGCGGACCTTTTCCGGCTCCTGACGATAATAGAAATGCTCGAAGTGACCAAAACGCACATGGCTTTCAGCCACCCGCATTAGCATGGCTCCGGTCTCTTCCTGCTCGCGCTGTACCATCTGCTCACTACCGACAATCGTTAACGCCCGTGAACTGGGAATGCCAAGGTGATGCAGCGCCTCGGAGGCCAGAAACTCGCGAACCACCGAGCGCAGCACCGCCCGGCCGTCCCCCATGCGGGAGTAAGGCGTGCGCCCTGCCCCTTTGAGATGCCAGTCCTGAGTACGCCCATCAGCCAGTTGCTGCTGCCCCAGCAGAATACCACGCCCGTCGCCGAGCTGTCCGGCCCACACGCCGAACTGGTGCCCGCTATAAACCTGTGCCAGCGGTGCCATCTGCGCAAGTAAACGTTCGGCGGTCCAGATTTTCTGGTTATCACCGCGAAAACAATCGTCAGATAATCCCAACGACTGAGCCAGTGGTGCATTGTGGTAGAGCAAATAAGCCCCCTGCAACGGCTGTGGGGTCTGTTCGGTATAAAACCCCGGCAACTGCTGGTGATAATGGTTATTAAACGACAGGTGATGTGGCATAAATCCCCCTTTTTCTGTCAGTGTAGAACCGCACTACGGGAATTAACACCGAGCAACCACAAGGTTATTACACGGGGATGGCAACCGAAAAATCAGGCAGGAAGACGGGGATAGTATCGGGAAAAAGGCCGCATCCGTTGCGGTATATTCTCCTCTTAGCCGTAGCAGGCGACCGGCATTAGCGCATTGTCGAGTGCATCCGGCGATAGCGGTGGCCACAATTGCCCCTGTACGGCATCAACGTTAAGTTCGTGTATTTTTTCAAACGCATCCATATCATCAATGCCCTTCGCCACAATAAGCAATGACGGGCAATGCTTTTTCATCACTTGCAGCATCGGATTGATAATCGAAACGGACGCAGGGCGAGCCAATAACTTATTGATAAATGATGCCTCTATTTTCACACTGGCAATCATGCCATCATAAAAAGGCTTCATATTTATATGGCCAGAACCAAAGTTATCCAGCCACAAATGAAAAGACTGACTTAACTTTTTCAACCGAACATTATCACGCCCTGCGGAAATATCCTGGAAATGCTCATTAACTTCAATCTGTAAAAAAGACAGAGCACGAAATGCCTGAGCCAACAGCGCATCATTAATTAGAAAGTCAGCCAATGTATGATCAAGCTTTAGCAACACCATCACGCGATGCTGACTAAACCAGGCGGCATTATCCTGCAAAAGAGACAACTGCTCTCTTAATAACATGAGCTTTTGTTGGCGGGTCAGTAACCCCAACATTAATGCCTGCGGCATGGATAACTGACCACGCACACTGTGGAAACGGCCAACCATCTCCATTGCCAGTAATCGTGAATCAAGGAGGTAGACAGGCGAGAAGAAATATTCGCTGT
This sequence is a window from Dickeya aquatica. Protein-coding genes within it:
- the ldtD gene encoding L,D-transpeptidase → MLLGKQKTHRLLLGMVSSVWLGGLLTAFSAQSATPATPAQAAVPAAKNHPSSVTAGLPAGISPRYLNELNALYSHQHMQPLWHDNAWVNAFQQQLAELALSGVQPQFTTWVTWLTDPRLTGFSRDVVLSDAMLGYMQFVASVEKNGNSWLYGNVPYTLSVPPASMINQWQQAVVAGNGLAFIASLAPRHSQYAKMHSALKTMLADNRPWPKLALAESLRPGDSSDALPILAEILQRAGLLKPEHAVTVAERYEGELVEAVKRFQHAQGLQDDGVIGKRTRDWLNVSPQQRATLLALNIQRLRLVPDNVNSGIIVNIPNYSLSYYQNGTEILASKVIVGQPKRKTPLMNTSLSNVVMNPPWNVPTTLTRQDIIPKVVQDPSYLQRHGYTVLSDWSDNAQAIDPAMIDWPMVSAGSFPYRLRQAPGQSNSLGRYKFNIPNTDAIYLHDTPNHNLFQKDIRALSSGCVRVNKAAELAALLLQDAGWNSARISSTLDQGNTTYVPVRQRVQVHFYYLTAWVSEEGKPQFRTDIYNYDDTVKSGAMALSKAGLLLQ
- a CDS encoding EAL domain-containing protein, translating into MRIQLGVDYDSEYFFSPVYLLDSRLLAMEMVGRFHSVRGQLSMPQALMLGLLTRQQKLMLLREQLSLLQDNAAWFSQHRVMVLLKLDHTLADFLINDALLAQAFRALSFLQIEVNEHFQDISAGRDNVRLKKLSQSFHLWLDNFGSGHINMKPFYDGMIASVKIEASFINKLLARPASVSIINPMLQVMKKHCPSLLIVAKGIDDMDAFEKIHELNVDAVQGQLWPPLSPDALDNALMPVACYG
- a CDS encoding MBL fold metallo-hydrolase, whose protein sequence is MKYQIIPVTDFRQNCTLLWCENTQQAAIVDPGGDAQAIKQAVAQAGVTVTQILLTHGHLDHVGAAVELAEHFAVPIVGPHQADAFWLDGLPAQSRMFGLRDCPPLVPTRWLEEGDTVVIGESVLSVVHCPGHTPGHVVFVDEKARVAQVGDVIFRGGVGRSDFPQGNHQALVDSIRNKLFPLGDDMAFIPGHGPMSTFGEERRSNPFVRDPD
- a CDS encoding YcbK family protein, with translation MEPIDHHRRKWLALGGAALGIALLPGQSLASLSTARPRILTLNNVNTGERIKVEFFDGRRYNKSELSRLNHFFRDYRANKVKTIDPALFDQLYRLQVMLGTTKPVQLISGYRSYSTNEDLRSSSRGVAKQSYHTQGKAMDFHIEGVQLANIRKAALKMRAGGVGYYPQSNFIHIDTGVVRTW
- a CDS encoding protein adenylyltransferase SelO is translated as MPHHLSFNNHYHQQLPGFYTEQTPQPLQGAYLLYHNAPLAQSLGLSDDCFRGDNQKIWTAERLLAQMAPLAQVYSGHQFGVWAGQLGDGRGILLGQQQLADGRTQDWHLKGAGRTPYSRMGDGRAVLRSVVREFLASEALHHLGIPSSRALTIVGSEQMVQREQEETGAMLMRVAESHVRFGHFEHFYYRQEPEKVRQLADYVIARHWPQWQQEPERYFLWFCDVAERTARLIAHWQALGFAHGVMNTDNLSILGITLDYGPYGFMDDYQPGFICNHSDYQGRYAFDNQPAVGLWNLNRLAQSLSALMPVEQLEQALARYQPALMQRFGELMRARLGFGTPQAQDNALLQGLLALMQREQADYTQTFRLLADTERHSRYSPLQDLFVDRPALDSWLDAYRQRLMMEECDDNQRQQQMKQASPRYVLRNYLAQQVIDAVTAGDSRLLARVHQALRQPYDEQPDMADLAALPPAWGKRLVISCSS